One genomic segment of Sminthopsis crassicaudata isolate SCR6 chromosome 4, ASM4859323v1, whole genome shotgun sequence includes these proteins:
- the PTRH2 gene encoding peptidyl-tRNA hydrolase 2, mitochondrial isoform X1, producing the protein MEGSGKSHPLRGLEACEPFESGARAVSNQVGNSKRRRFFPSLSMDYFAHPGTLGLAAGVACGICLGWGLGIRFGVTPRTPSMSSTNPVNKKSPEAHTEASILGESGEFKMILVVRNDLKMGKGKVAAQCSHAAVSAYKQVQRRNPELLKQWEYCGQPKVVVKVPDEESLAELLTHAKVLGLTVSLIQDAGRTQIEPGSRTVLGIGPGPADLIDKVTGHLKLY; encoded by the exons ATGGAAGGGAGTGGAAAAAGCCATCCGTTACGGGGATTGGAAGCATGTGAACCGTTTGAAAGTGGCGCTCGCGCGGTCTCGAATCAAGTTGGGAATTCTAAAAGGCGAAG aTTTTTTCCAAGTCTGAGCATGGATTACTTCGCTCACCCTGGCACACTTGGCCTGGCTGCTGGAGTTGCCTGTGGCATATGTTTGGGCTGGGGCCTTGGAATCCGATTTGGAGTAACCCCCAGGACCCCATCAATGAGCAGTACTAATCCAGTGAATAAGAAAAGCCCAGAGGCCCACACTGAAGCCAGCATCTTGGGAGAAAGTGGGGAGTTCAAGATGATTCTTGTTGTCCGCAATGATCTgaagatggggaagggaaaagtggcAGCTCAGTGTTCTCATGCTGCTGTTTCTGCTTATAAACAAGTACAAAGGAGAAATCCAGAGCTTCTAAAACAGTGGGAGTACTGTGGTCAGCCCAAAGTGGTGGTCAAAGTTCCTGATGAAGAATCTCTGGCTGAATTGCTTACTCATGCCAAAGTATTAGGATTAACTGTGAGCTTAATCCAAGATGCTGGGCGTACTCAGATAGAACCAGGCTCTCGAACTGTCCTAGGAATTGGGCCAGGACCAGCAGATTTAATTGACAAAGTTACTGGCCATTTAAAACTTTATTGA
- the PTRH2 gene encoding peptidyl-tRNA hydrolase 2, mitochondrial isoform X2 — translation MDYFAHPGTLGLAAGVACGICLGWGLGIRFGVTPRTPSMSSTNPVNKKSPEAHTEASILGESGEFKMILVVRNDLKMGKGKVAAQCSHAAVSAYKQVQRRNPELLKQWEYCGQPKVVVKVPDEESLAELLTHAKVLGLTVSLIQDAGRTQIEPGSRTVLGIGPGPADLIDKVTGHLKLY, via the coding sequence ATGGATTACTTCGCTCACCCTGGCACACTTGGCCTGGCTGCTGGAGTTGCCTGTGGCATATGTTTGGGCTGGGGCCTTGGAATCCGATTTGGAGTAACCCCCAGGACCCCATCAATGAGCAGTACTAATCCAGTGAATAAGAAAAGCCCAGAGGCCCACACTGAAGCCAGCATCTTGGGAGAAAGTGGGGAGTTCAAGATGATTCTTGTTGTCCGCAATGATCTgaagatggggaagggaaaagtggcAGCTCAGTGTTCTCATGCTGCTGTTTCTGCTTATAAACAAGTACAAAGGAGAAATCCAGAGCTTCTAAAACAGTGGGAGTACTGTGGTCAGCCCAAAGTGGTGGTCAAAGTTCCTGATGAAGAATCTCTGGCTGAATTGCTTACTCATGCCAAAGTATTAGGATTAACTGTGAGCTTAATCCAAGATGCTGGGCGTACTCAGATAGAACCAGGCTCTCGAACTGTCCTAGGAATTGGGCCAGGACCAGCAGATTTAATTGACAAAGTTACTGGCCATTTAAAACTTTATTGA